CAGGTCCCGCGTGGCCTCTGCCTTCTGGGTGTTGCGGCAGGCGAGGCACAGGTGGATGCGTCCAtcctcccccagcagccgcCGGCACAACGCCAGCCCCACGCCGCTGCAACGGCACGGTGATCAGCGTCAAGCGCAGGCAATACCCTCCCCAAACCCCACACCCCGAGACCTCCGGACCCACGCGCTCACCCGCTGGCTCCCGTCACTAGCACCACGCGCTCCATCTCGGTCCGGATCTCGCTCCCGGCTCGCCCGCTACCGCTGCCCTATATCCACTACCCGCCCTCTCCTCCTGCCTACGTCATCGCCCCGCCTCCCTCCTCGACCAATGGGTGCAGGCGGAGGGGGC
This genomic interval from Meleagris gallopavo isolate NT-WF06-2002-E0010 breed Aviagen turkey brand Nicholas breeding stock unplaced genomic scaffold, Turkey_5.1 ChrUn_random_7180001925438, whole genome shotgun sequence contains the following:
- the LOC104916627 gene encoding 3-keto-steroid reductase-like, which produces MERVVLVTGASGGVGLALCRRLLGEDGRIHLCLACRNTQKAEATRDLVLQEYPAAQVSTVEVDLGNLASVLRAAQELRCR